In Stigmatopora nigra isolate UIUO_SnigA chromosome 18, RoL_Snig_1.1, whole genome shotgun sequence, one genomic interval encodes:
- the lhpp gene encoding phospholysine phosphohistidine inorganic pyrophosphate phosphatase, protein MDLIVRLSLRMCNCLRHVMADTDFPSCANSLKGIILDLCGVLYDSGEGDGVAIPGSVEAVKKLKASDLKLRFCTNETQAAREKFVAKLQRLGFDINVNEVFSPAPAAVAVLRERGLRPHLLVYDALLPEFEGVDTKDPNCVVIGDAAENFTYDNLNEAFRVLIGLEKPVLFSLGKGRYYKETDGLKLDVGVYMKALEYACDVEAEVIGKPSATFFQSVLNDMALQPHEVLMIGDDLVNDVGGAQQCGMKGVQVKTGKYRPSDQKHPTVMADGTADNLAQAVDMILNHRRKS, encoded by the exons ATGGACTTGATTGTCCGATTGTCGTTGCGCATGTGCAACTGCTTGCGTCACGTCATGGCCGACACAGATTTCCCGAGCTGTGCAAACAGTTTAAAAGGCATAATTTtggacctgtgtggagttttgtaTGACAGCGGGGAAGGTGATGGGGTGGCAATTCCCGGTTCCGTCGAAGCCGTGAAGAA GCTGAAGGCTTCCGACTTGAAGCTAAGATTTTGCACTAATGAGACTCAGGCTGCAAGAGAGAAGTTTGTTGCCAAACTCCAAAGATTGGGATTTGACATAAACGTCAACGAAGTCTTCTCTCCTGCACCTGCAGCAGTCGCTGTCTTGCGGGAAAGAGGACTGCGTCCCCATCTGCTGGTATATGACG CACTTCTCCCCGAGTTTGAAGGTGTGGACACAAAAGACCCCAATTGCGTGGTGATCGGCGATGCGGCTGAAAACTTCACCTACGACAATCTCAATGAGGCGTTCAGGGTCCTGATCGGCTTGGAGAAACCAGTCCTATTCTCACTCGGAAAAGG GAGGTACTACAAGGAGACTGATGGCCTCAAGCTGGACGTGGGAGTTTACATGAAAGCTTTAGAG TACGCCTGCGATGTGGAAGCCGAGGTCATCGGGAAACCATCCGCTACATTCTTCCAAAGCGTCCTCAATGACATGGCGCTTCAACCACATGAG GTGTTGATGATTGGTGATGATCTGGTAAATGACGTGGGTGGAGCCCAACAATGCGGAATGAAAGGCGTGCAAGTAAAAACTGGAAAATACAG GCCCAGCGATCAGAAGCACCCAACTGTCATGGCCGATGGGACGGCTGATAACCTGGCCCAGGCTGTGGACATGATTCTCAACCATAGAAGAAAATCCTAA
- the oat gene encoding ornithine aminotransferase, mitochondrial codes for MKSMIFQLTRSLRSATPLGALRGVHSVARPAATRKADQPLTSEEIYAREEKYGAHNYHPLPVALERGEGIYVWDVEGSRYYDFLSAYSAVNQGHCHPKIVAALTAQASKLTLTSRAFYNDMLGAYAEFVTTLFGYDKVLPMNTGVEGGETACKLARKWAYNVKGVPKNKAKIIFADGNFWGRTMAAISSSTDPSSYEGFGPFMPGFELVPFNDIPALEKALQDPHVAAFMVEPIQGEAGVVVPDNGYLTQIRELCTRHNVLWIADEVQTGLARTGRRLAVDHEEARPDIVVLGKALSGGVYPVSAVLCDNEVMLTIKPGEHGSTYGGNPIACQVSIAALQVMEEEKLAENAERMGQLLRSELRKLPSDIVMTVRGKGLLNAIVIKETKDYDAWKVCLRLRDNGLLAKPTHGDIIRLAPPLIINESQLRECIDIIHKTILSF; via the exons ATGAAGTCTATGATTTTCCAGCTCACTCGGAGCCTTAGGAGCGCGACCCCCCTCGGCGCCCTCCGCGGCGTCCACTCGGTGGCACGTCCCGCCGCCACTCGCAAGGCAGACCAACCGCTTACCTCCGAGGAGATCTATGCCCGTGAGGAAAAGTATGGAGCACACAACTATCACCCCTTGCCCGTGGCGCTGGAGAGGGGAGAGG GAATCTACGTATGGGACGTTGAAGGCAGCCGCTACTACGACTTCCTGAGCGCCTACAGTGCCGTCAACCAGGGTCACTGCCACCCCAAGATCGTGGCAGCTCTTACCGCCCAAGCATCCAAGTTGACGCTGACCTCCCGAGCCTTCTACAACGACATGCTGGGAGCTTACGCGGAGTTCGTCACCACCTTGTTCGGCTACGACAAGGTCTTGCCCATGAACACAg GTGTGGAAGGTGGAGAGACGGCATGCAAGTTGGCTCGGAAGTGGGCTTACAATGTGAAGGGGGTACCGAAGAATAAAGCCAAGATCATCTTTGCTG ATGGCAACTTTTGGGGCCGAACCATGGCAGCCATTTCCAGCTCTACAGATCCCAGCAGCTACGAAGGCTTTGGCCCCTTCATGCCCGGCTTTGAGCTGGTCCCATTTAACGACATTCCAGCACTGGAG AAAGCCCTCCAGGATCCGCACGTGGCAGCTTTTATGGTGGAGCCCATCCAGGGCGAGGCTGGCGTGGTGGTGCCTGATAACGGCTACCTAACGCAAATCAGAGAGTTGTGTACACGCCACAAC GTGTTGTGGATTGCTGATGAGGTGCAAACGGGTCTAGCAAGGACTGGACGGCGTCTGGCGGTGGACCACGAGGAAGCACGCCCAGATATTGTCGTCTTGGGAAAAGCACTTTCAGGGGGAGTTTACCCC GTGTCTGCCGTGTTGTGTGACAATGAAGTCATGTTGACTATTAAGCCGGGGGAGCATGGATCCACCTATGGAGGGAACCCCATCGCTTGTCAGGTGTCCATCGCAGCGCTTCAG gtaatggaggaagagaaacTGGCAGAAAACGCCGAACGCATGGGCCAACTTTTGCGCTCGGAGCTGAGGAAATTGCCCTCTGACATTGTGATGACAGTGCGGGGAAAGGGCCTCCTCAACGCCATCGTCATTAAAGAAACCAAAG ACTACGATGCGTGGAAGGTGTGCCTGCGTTTGCGCGACAACGGTCTCCTGGCCAAGCCCACCCACGGCGACATCATCCGCCTGGCGCCACCACTCATCATCAACGAGTCTCAGCTAAGAGAATGCATCGACATTATCCACAAAACcattttgtccttttaa
- the LOC144211242 gene encoding carbohydrate sulfotransferase 15-like isoform X1: protein MDRSPKLHFWSEMSLCLLGEASADEVTHCHHHLIMDSHIASSKLWTAKEQFRTMTHTDYKYSLLGTGDDDYRKRPLLLQVDQAPMNLFAILEVKPELPRKWSTPGWFRKVRLCGVLLGLAVTVAVMASYVLTGESKDLLLTPSPYHHSASPPGPFALNLTSVKDYVHLQTVVKSIRAKVEISEGRRLPEFEALVRSEQHMFSVIPRQFLPGFRNPCWHEEYTGANHSDPYAANMYGQYSRSFLAVVHRLRNAFPKHLLSRDGKLYRIRCLPYFYIIGQPKCGTTDLYDRLQLHPDVKFSTFKEPHWWTRKRFGINRLGEGFHARYPVEDYLDLFDQAARLIQGSQTPNRSGEPARPDIVIGEASASTMWDNNAWVYFYGNATSGGEPPFLIQDFLHALQPDARFIVMLRDPVERLYSDYLYFGIANKSAEDFHEKVSESVQVLDGCLADYTLRSCIYNTSVCNAMPVRLHVGLYVVYLLDWLSVFGREQILVLRLEDHAFNRKFTMHTVFNFLGLAPLSQQMEAELNKSPASNSRRPADKNLGPMLPATKHLLHHFYAPFNRKLAQVLRNDSFLWGADP, encoded by the exons ATGGATAGGAGTCCAAAATTGCATTTCTGGAGCGAAATGTCCCTGTGTCTCTTAGG ggagGCGTCGGCAGATGAGGTGACCCATTGTCACCACCACCTGATCATGGACAGTCACATAGCGTCCTCTAAACTGTGGACTGCCAAAGAGCAGTTCAGAACTATGACCCATACGGATTATAAATACAGCCTTCTGGGGACTGGGGACGACGACTATCGTAAGAGACCGCTTCTCCTGCAGGTGGACCAAGCCCCGATGAACCTTTTCGCCATCCTGGAAGTGAAACCCGAGCTCCCGCGCAAGTGGAGCACACCCGGCTGGTTCCGCAAGGTCCGCCTGTGCGGCGTCCTCCTCGGCCTGGCCGTGACGGTTGCCGTCATGGCCTCGTATGTTCTGACGGGGGAGAGTAAGGACCTGCTGCTCACGCCGTCGCCTTATCATCACTCCGCTAGCCCACCGGGACCCTTCGCCCTCAACCTAACGTCGGTCAAGGATTACGTGCACCTGCAGACGGTGGTCAAGTCCATCAGGGCCAAGGTGGAGATCAGCGAAGGCCGGCGTTTGCCGGAGTTTGAGGCTTTGGTTCGCAGCGAGCAACAT ATGTTTTCCGTCATCCCCCGTCAATTCCTCCCCGGTTTCCGCAACCCCTGCTGGCACGAGGAGTACACCGGCGCCAACCACTCGGACCCGTACGCCGCCAACATGTACGGGCAGTACTCCCGCAGCTTCCTTGCCGTCGTTCATCGTTTGAGGAACGCTTTCCCCAAGCACTTGTTGAGCCGCGATGGCAAACTCTACCGCATCCGCTGCCTGCCTTATTTCTACATCATCGGGCAGCCCAAGTGCGGCACCACCGATCTTTACGACCGCTTGCAGCTTCACCCCGACGTCAAGTTCTCCACCTTCAAAGAACCACACTGGTGGACCCGAAAGAGGTTCG GCATCAACCGTCTGGGTGAGGGTTTCCATGCCCGCTACCCGGTGGAAGACTACCTGGACTTGTTTGACCAGGCCGCTCGCCTCATCCAAGGCAGTCAGACGCCCAACCGTAGTGGCGAGCCTGCTCGGCCCGACATTGTCATTG GTGAAGCCAGCGCCTCCACCATGTGGGACAACAACGCCTGGGTTTACTTCTACGGCAACGCCACCAGTGGAGGCGAGCCGCCCTTCCTCATCCAGGACTTCCTGCACGCCCTGCAGCCCGACGCCCGTTTCATCGTCATGCTCAGAGACCCCGTAGAAAG gcTTTACTCGGACTACTTGTACTTTGGCATCGCCAACAAGTCGGCGGAGGATTTTCACGAGAAGGTGTCCGAGTCCGTGCAGGTTTTGGACGGATGCCTGGCCGACTACACGCTTCGCTCGTGCATCTACAACACCAGCGTCTGCAACGCCATGCCT GTACGACTGCATGTGGGCCTCTACGTGGTCTATTTGCTGGACTGGCTGAGTGTGTTTGGGAGGGAGCAGATTCTTGTCCTGCGGTTAGAAGACCATGCCTTCAACCGAAAGTTCACTATGCACACTGTCTTCAACTTCCTTGGCCTGG CACCGCTAAGCCAGCAAATGGAGGCGGAACTCAACAAAAGCCCCGCCTCCAACAGCAGGAGGCCAGCGGACAAGAACCTGGGCCCCATGCTGCCTGCCACCAAACATCTTCTACACCACTTTTACGCTCCCTTCAATCGGAAACTGGCGCAAGTATTGCGCAATGACTCTTTCCTGTGGGGTGCTGACCCTTGa
- the LOC144211242 gene encoding carbohydrate sulfotransferase 15-like isoform X2, which produces MDSHIASSKLWTAKEQFRTMTHTDYKYSLLGTGDDDYRKRPLLLQVDQAPMNLFAILEVKPELPRKWSTPGWFRKVRLCGVLLGLAVTVAVMASYVLTGESKDLLLTPSPYHHSASPPGPFALNLTSVKDYVHLQTVVKSIRAKVEISEGRRLPEFEALVRSEQHMFSVIPRQFLPGFRNPCWHEEYTGANHSDPYAANMYGQYSRSFLAVVHRLRNAFPKHLLSRDGKLYRIRCLPYFYIIGQPKCGTTDLYDRLQLHPDVKFSTFKEPHWWTRKRFGINRLGEGFHARYPVEDYLDLFDQAARLIQGSQTPNRSGEPARPDIVIGEASASTMWDNNAWVYFYGNATSGGEPPFLIQDFLHALQPDARFIVMLRDPVERLYSDYLYFGIANKSAEDFHEKVSESVQVLDGCLADYTLRSCIYNTSVCNAMPVRLHVGLYVVYLLDWLSVFGREQILVLRLEDHAFNRKFTMHTVFNFLGLAPLSQQMEAELNKSPASNSRRPADKNLGPMLPATKHLLHHFYAPFNRKLAQVLRNDSFLWGADP; this is translated from the exons ATGGACAGTCACATAGCGTCCTCTAAACTGTGGACTGCCAAAGAGCAGTTCAGAACTATGACCCATACGGATTATAAATACAGCCTTCTGGGGACTGGGGACGACGACTATCGTAAGAGACCGCTTCTCCTGCAGGTGGACCAAGCCCCGATGAACCTTTTCGCCATCCTGGAAGTGAAACCCGAGCTCCCGCGCAAGTGGAGCACACCCGGCTGGTTCCGCAAGGTCCGCCTGTGCGGCGTCCTCCTCGGCCTGGCCGTGACGGTTGCCGTCATGGCCTCGTATGTTCTGACGGGGGAGAGTAAGGACCTGCTGCTCACGCCGTCGCCTTATCATCACTCCGCTAGCCCACCGGGACCCTTCGCCCTCAACCTAACGTCGGTCAAGGATTACGTGCACCTGCAGACGGTGGTCAAGTCCATCAGGGCCAAGGTGGAGATCAGCGAAGGCCGGCGTTTGCCGGAGTTTGAGGCTTTGGTTCGCAGCGAGCAACAT ATGTTTTCCGTCATCCCCCGTCAATTCCTCCCCGGTTTCCGCAACCCCTGCTGGCACGAGGAGTACACCGGCGCCAACCACTCGGACCCGTACGCCGCCAACATGTACGGGCAGTACTCCCGCAGCTTCCTTGCCGTCGTTCATCGTTTGAGGAACGCTTTCCCCAAGCACTTGTTGAGCCGCGATGGCAAACTCTACCGCATCCGCTGCCTGCCTTATTTCTACATCATCGGGCAGCCCAAGTGCGGCACCACCGATCTTTACGACCGCTTGCAGCTTCACCCCGACGTCAAGTTCTCCACCTTCAAAGAACCACACTGGTGGACCCGAAAGAGGTTCG GCATCAACCGTCTGGGTGAGGGTTTCCATGCCCGCTACCCGGTGGAAGACTACCTGGACTTGTTTGACCAGGCCGCTCGCCTCATCCAAGGCAGTCAGACGCCCAACCGTAGTGGCGAGCCTGCTCGGCCCGACATTGTCATTG GTGAAGCCAGCGCCTCCACCATGTGGGACAACAACGCCTGGGTTTACTTCTACGGCAACGCCACCAGTGGAGGCGAGCCGCCCTTCCTCATCCAGGACTTCCTGCACGCCCTGCAGCCCGACGCCCGTTTCATCGTCATGCTCAGAGACCCCGTAGAAAG gcTTTACTCGGACTACTTGTACTTTGGCATCGCCAACAAGTCGGCGGAGGATTTTCACGAGAAGGTGTCCGAGTCCGTGCAGGTTTTGGACGGATGCCTGGCCGACTACACGCTTCGCTCGTGCATCTACAACACCAGCGTCTGCAACGCCATGCCT GTACGACTGCATGTGGGCCTCTACGTGGTCTATTTGCTGGACTGGCTGAGTGTGTTTGGGAGGGAGCAGATTCTTGTCCTGCGGTTAGAAGACCATGCCTTCAACCGAAAGTTCACTATGCACACTGTCTTCAACTTCCTTGGCCTGG CACCGCTAAGCCAGCAAATGGAGGCGGAACTCAACAAAAGCCCCGCCTCCAACAGCAGGAGGCCAGCGGACAAGAACCTGGGCCCCATGCTGCCTGCCACCAAACATCTTCTACACCACTTTTACGCTCCCTTCAATCGGAAACTGGCGCAAGTATTGCGCAATGACTCTTTCCTGTGGGGTGCTGACCCTTGa